TGGGCGAATTCGGCTTCATCCAGGGCCTTGCCGTCGAGCATCGGCGTGAAAGCGATGTTGCTGCTGTCGCGGTACAGGGCGACGTCTTTTTCCAGGGCCAGACGCTCGATGACGTCGAGGGCCTTGTCGTAGCGCTGGTTGAAGGCGCGGTCGATGGCACTTTTCTTTTGCTGGTAGGACGGATGTTCGAAGACCGCCGGGAAGGTCGCCAGCAGGTTGTCGATCAGGCCGTTGATGTCGCCGATGAACGCGGCCGCCGTGCCCGATGGCAGCTCCAGTGCGCGCGGTTCCCGCGGCTCATCGAAGTTGTTGACGTAGACCCAGTCCGCCGGGGTCTGCAGGCGTTTGCCTTCGGCTTTCAGGTAGCGTTTGACGAACGAGAAACGGCCGGTACCGGGCTCGCCCATGACGAATACGTTGTAACCGGGGCGCGGCATCGCCACACCGAACTGCAAGGCTTCGACCGCGCGTTCCTGGCCGAGCACACCGCGAAAGGGCTCCAGATCATTGGTGGTAGTGAAGCTGAACTGTTCAGCGGAAAACGGACGAGTCAGCGCTTCGGGCGCAAGACGCAGGCTGGCAGCAACAGGATCAGGCATCGGGCTTCCTTAACAATCAGGCGGGGCAGGTAGCGGCATTCTGGCGCTGCCCGTGCCCCACTGGCAAGGCGCGCCACATGACAAAGCATAGACAAGCGCGCGGCCGCCCGAAGCTTCCCGGTAAATCAGAGGTTTATTCCAAATATTTTGCAAAAAGACACGGAACCGCTGGAACGTGCCTAAACTCCAAACTGCGCGGCTGGAACTAATACCGGCCCACTGACACTTTCGCCTCTGTCCAGACAGAGCGCGAAGGGCCAGAACCCTGTCCATTGGTATGCACATAAAGAGAACAAAGCTATGAAACGGATTCTTCTCGGTACTCTCTTCACCGCTGTATCCATCAACGCAATGGCGCAAGCCCCGGGCGGCCCGGATTGCGGTTGGGGCAACATGCTGTTCGAAGGTCAGCGTGGCACCCCGGCGCATTTCCTTGCTTCCACCACCAACGGCACTTCCGGTAACGCCACGTTCGGTATGACTTCCGGCACCAACGGTTGCTCGACCAACGCATCGCTGACTTACGGCGGCAAATCCTGGTTCGCCATGAATGGCATGATGAACGAGCTGTCCGAAGACATGGCCAAAGGCAACGGCGAAGCGCTGACGACTTATGCCGTGGTACTGGGCGTAGCACCGGAAGATCGCGCGCACTTCGCACAAGTGACCCACGAGCACTTCCAGCAGATCTTCAGCAAAGCTGACGTGACCGCTGAAGACGTGCATACCAACACCCTGGCAGTACTGAAATCGGACCCGCGTCTGGCCAAGTACGCAACTCAGGCTTAAGCTCGACCCTGCCCGCTTCCTTCGGGAAGCGGGTTTTTATTTTTTGCAAATGACCCGTTGCACTCGTCAGCGCCGACAGTTCGATGGGATTGAATTTTTTTCTTTCGACTTAAGTTGCCACCTATGCTCAAACGCCTTGCCTGGCTGGCGCTCTGTGTCTGCGCCCCGCTGTCCGCCGCGCCTCACATCGATCCTCAACGTTTGCAGCAACTGGCCAACGACCGCTTCTGGATTTCCCTCGGTCACTACGAAACCGCGAAGCTCGGCGGCTGGCGCAGCTATGTCAGCGACAGGAAGTTCTTTCTCGCCCCCGACGGCAACGAGCATCCGGACCGCGAACTGGCTGCCACCGTGCAGGCGCTATATGCCCCGGCCAGCCTCGGCGAGCAGCACGCACAATGCGTTTATCCGGCGCGCACGCGCTGGCTGAAAGCGCAGCTCAACCTCTCCGACCTGCCAGCGCCGGAATGCGCCGAATACAGGAAGTGGTTCAAGGACGTCTCGCCGCACAGTGCGGTGATGATTTTCCCGGCGGCCTACCTCAACAGCCCCTCGTCCATGTTCGGCCACACCTTGCTGCGCATCGATCAGGCGGACGTGCAGGCCGACAAGACCTCGCTCCTCAGCTACGCGATCAACTTCGGCGCCTACATCGAAGGCTCGGACAACAGCATTCTCTACGCTTGGAAGGGCTTGATGGGCGGCTATCCGGGGCTGTTCGCGCTGGTGCCGTACCAGGAAAAACTGTCGGAATACCGCAGCCTGGAAAACCGCGACCTGTGGGAATACCGGCTCAATCTGACCCAGGAAGAAACCGCACGCATGGTCGAACATGTGTGGGAGCTCAAGCAGATTCAGTTCGACTATTTCTTCTTCGACGAAAACTGCTCGTATCGATTGCTCGAGCTGCTGCAAGTGGCGCGCCCGAGCCTGCGCCTGACCGAACAGTTCCCGCTGACAGCTATTCCGACCGACACCGTCAAAGCCGTGAAGGAAGCGGGGTTGGTCGAACACATTGAATATCGCCCGTCCCGCGAACGTGAACTGCTCAGCCGCGCCGAGCCGTTGAGCGATGATGAACAGCAATGGGTGTTGAAAGTCAGCGCCGATCAAAAAGTCCTGCAAGAGCCAACATTCAAAGCCCTGCCCCGCGAGCGTCAGGCATTGATCGTCGACGCGGCTTATCGTCTCGAGCGTTACCGCGCCAATGGCCAGGAACGTGATCCGCAACGCGCGCAACGCAGTTTCGAACTGCTGCGCGCAATCAACAAGAACCCTGCGCCGGAGCTGGACATTCCGCAACCCGGTCTGCCCGAAGATGGCCACGAGTCTCGCACCTGGCAGGCCGGCCTTGGTACTCGCGGTGATCGCGCGTTCGGCGAATATGGTCTGCGCATGGCCTATCACGACCTCAATGACAACGCCGAAAGTTTCCCCCTCGGCGCGCAGATCGAAATCCTGCAACTGAAATTGCGCCAGTACGAAGGCAACGACTGGCAGTTGCAGCAACTGGATCTGGCGACCATTCGCTCGCTGACGCCACGTAACGAGTTGCTGCAACCGTTGTCGTGGCAAGTCACTGGTGGTCTCGAACGCGTGCCGGGCAAGCATGACGACGAAACGCTGGTAAGCCACGTCAACGGTGGCGGCGGCGGTACCTGGGCGCTGGGCGACGATGTGCTGGGCTTTGCCCTCGGCACGGTGCGCGTGGAACACAACAATGATTTTGCCGAATTTGTCTCCCCGGCCGGCGGCTTCAACACTGGCGTGCTGTGGAAAAACCCGCTGGGCAATCTAAGCCTTGAGGCCAAGGGCGATTATTTCTTCAACGGCGAAGTGCGCCGCAGCCTGAGCCTGAATCAGCAGTGGGAATTAACGCGCAACCTTGGTTTGCGCCTGAGTGCGCAGCGCGAGTTCAGCCAGCTCGCCAGCCCGGAAACGGAAGTCATGCTTGAGGTGAAGTGGTATCACTATTGATCCCGAGCCGGTGTAAATCTCATTGTGGGGGCGAGCCTGCTCGCGAAGACGGTGGGTCAGTCAATAATGGTGCTGCCTGACACGATGCCTTCGCGAGCAGGCTCGCTCCCACAGGGGATTGTGGCGTCCAATGGATTTTTCACAGGCCTTCGACAGCCGCCTCATGAATCCCCTTCTAGACTTTCCTTATGAGCCGAGTATCGGCGCGGGAGAGTGCGATGTGGCAGTGCGTTGGGTTGTTGGGCGTTGTATTGGCGCTGGGCGGTTGCCAGACCACCCATG
This window of the Pseudomonas fluorescens genome carries:
- a CDS encoding DUF3015 domain-containing protein, whose product is MKRILLGTLFTAVSINAMAQAPGGPDCGWGNMLFEGQRGTPAHFLASTTNGTSGNATFGMTSGTNGCSTNASLTYGGKSWFAMNGMMNELSEDMAKGNGEALTTYAVVLGVAPEDRAHFAQVTHEHFQQIFSKADVTAEDVHTNTLAVLKSDPRLAKYATQA
- a CDS encoding DUF4105 domain-containing protein; the protein is MLKRLAWLALCVCAPLSAAPHIDPQRLQQLANDRFWISLGHYETAKLGGWRSYVSDRKFFLAPDGNEHPDRELAATVQALYAPASLGEQHAQCVYPARTRWLKAQLNLSDLPAPECAEYRKWFKDVSPHSAVMIFPAAYLNSPSSMFGHTLLRIDQADVQADKTSLLSYAINFGAYIEGSDNSILYAWKGLMGGYPGLFALVPYQEKLSEYRSLENRDLWEYRLNLTQEETARMVEHVWELKQIQFDYFFFDENCSYRLLELLQVARPSLRLTEQFPLTAIPTDTVKAVKEAGLVEHIEYRPSRERELLSRAEPLSDDEQQWVLKVSADQKVLQEPTFKALPRERQALIVDAAYRLERYRANGQERDPQRAQRSFELLRAINKNPAPELDIPQPGLPEDGHESRTWQAGLGTRGDRAFGEYGLRMAYHDLNDNAESFPLGAQIEILQLKLRQYEGNDWQLQQLDLATIRSLTPRNELLQPLSWQVTGGLERVPGKHDDETLVSHVNGGGGGTWALGDDVLGFALGTVRVEHNNDFAEFVSPAGGFNTGVLWKNPLGNLSLEAKGDYFFNGEVRRSLSLNQQWELTRNLGLRLSAQREFSQLASPETEVMLEVKWYHY